TGATGATTTATGATTGACGAATATTGATCTTCAATCGACAATCGTCAATTTGAATGGGGCAAGGAAAATATGGATGAACAGGGAAAGAAAATCGTTGGCCGGATAAGAAAGCAAATCAAGAAAAACCTGGAACGCGAGCTGGCCAATATTGGAGAGGACATGGTGGCTAATGTTGTGGAATATCTTGATCGCCGCAACATAAACGTTACGGGCGATTTGCGTAAAAGCATTGTAAGCGAGGTAAAGCGAGAGCAGGAAAAATTACTACTAACGGTTGGCACAAATTTATTATACGCACCTTTTGTGCATTACGGCACGAAGCCACATTGGCCGCCTAAAAAAGCGATTCGTAAATGGGTTTATAAAAAATTCGGCCTGACGCACAAAGCATTGAATCGGGCAACATTCTTGATTCGGCGTAAAATTGCCGAACAGGGGACTCGTAAAAAGCCGTTTTTATTGGCCGTGTATCGGCTTTACAAGCCAAGAATTGTTAAGCGATTGCAGGCAGCGGCTATAAAGGTATAAATTGAGTTATTGAATTGTTTAGTTGTTGAGTTGTTTAGTTGTTGAGTTACATGATTGTTATGGATTAATCAGGGTTATGCAGGCAAACGTAGATCAAATATTACAAATTGCGCAAAACACCGGGCATTTTCAATTGGTACAGGATCGCGTGTTTGATGAAAACGAAAAATATCCGGCGTTTGTGGTTGGCGAACGGCGCCTGGAAAATATCGAAGTAATGGACGATATGGGCGCGCATTTTAACGGCGAATGGCGTTATGAAATTTTTATCATTGTAAAAGCTAAAGACGGTTACGGGACGCTGGAAAATATTGTAAACGATTTTATTAACGCCCTGCCGGCAGGGGTTTACCAGGTAGAAGACTACTCCGAAACGAATAATTACATTAGCGAGCAAGATACATTGCTGGCGCATTTTTATTTAGTGTGCCAGGTGGAAGATGTGTTTGGAGGATAAAAATGGAAATTAAAAATTTTGAAACAATCGATCTATCAACCGGAGATCACGTGATTAGTTTTATGGCGGAAGGGTTTTGGATTGGAGTGGGGGGGGATTTAGTGATTGAGGATGATTATGGAAATCAGGCTACATTTAAAAATCTTGATAATGGCTATTTATTACCAATAGGAGCAAAAAAAGTAATAAAAATAGGTACAACGGCAAGTGAAATAGTTGCGATTAGCAAAAGAGGATTGCCAAAATAATGAACTTTACTTTATTGACCTTAAAGAAAAAACGCCTAATCATCCGTGATAAAAACGGACGCCCGAACTACGTATTTAAACTCGACAAGTTCAACTGGGACCCGGTAAACGGATTTAATAGCACCGAACCGCATCCGGCATTTGTCGTGAATGGAATCGTGGTTGACGCGATCTACATTGGTCAATATCAAGCAGTGGTATATGATCCGAGTACGTTCCAAATTGAAGGCGATACGAACCCGGCTGATGTCTACAATCCATACATAGCCGGCAGCGCGCATAATTATATTGCGCAAAGTATTCCTAATCAAGATCCGCGCGTAAAGATTGATTTTGACGCGGCGCGCAAGGCATGCCAAAACATGAACGGCAATGGAATTACAGGCTGGCATTTGATGACAAACGCCGAATGGGCCGCGCTTGCTTTATGGTGCCAGGCAAATCAGATGCCGCTGGGAAATAACTCATACGGCGACGATTATTCGGACACCGCCGTTAAGGGAGTCATGGCCCCGGGAAATAATTTCGGCGGGCCGAATCCATCGCGTTGGTTGACCGGAACCGGCGGCCTAAAAACGGCGCACAACCGTATAAAAAACGGAGTGTTCGACCTGAACGGCAATGTCTGGGAGTGGGTGGATGGCATGAAGCTTGTTGAGGGAAAAATATTGGTGGCTGGAAATTTGAACGCGGCGCCTACCGCTATCGGAAATTCATTTCAGGCCGCTGAAGCAAATTGGTTTGATACAGGCATTTATGTGAATTGGGATGGAGTAGCAACAACAATTTCATTTTCAACTGTTGATCGCGGCACAACAATGGAAGGAGCAAGTCCAGACTATATATCTGTACAATTTGACGATATCCCCGGGGCGGATGATAATTTAAAAAAACTGGCCATAGGGCCCGTACAAACAGGATTGAATACACACGGCTATGATCATTCATGGTGGCGAAATTTTGGAGAGCGTGTTCCGCTCCGTGGTGGCTATTGGGTCAATGGCAGCAACGCCGGTGTGTTTGCGCTCGCCCTGAACCTCACTCGCGGCGGTCGGTATTGGTACCTTGGTTTTCGCCCAGCTTTTGTGGCTCTGTGATCTGAAATCTGGAGTTCTGTTTTTTATGCAAGATTTAAAAATTTATCAAAAATATTATGATATGATGCGAGAAAAATAGTTTTTGGTAATGCAAATTAAAATTAGCGGAATTTTTTCTATGTGCACCAATACCGAACTTAAAGAAGACATCAAAGATTTAGGACAGGAACAAACGTTGTTGAAAACGCAAATAAAATATTTGATTGACGATGTGCACGATCTGAAAGAAATGATGAAGGACGTCATCAAGCAGCAAAAAAAACTGGAAAGAAAAATGATGTCCAGAGAACAGTTTTTTATTGACGCCGTGATAGAAATGAAGGAAACTTTAGCCAACATAATACAAAGCAGCAGCGGCAATGGAAAAAAAGATTGAGCAGCAAGTTGCGGCGCTTTGGAAACGGGTTGACGAAGCGCAAAAGCGCAGTATCGAAGCCAAAGCGTTGGCTGAGTATCTTAATAAAAACGTAATTGAAGCCGTCATGCAGGCCCGCGAGGCACGTGAAATTGCCATAAGGGTTGAATCTCAAATGAAAGAACTGTCAAAAAGCATAAATCAAAAATACGATCGGTTGATTGATTTGCAACGCAGACAAATTTATTGGACCATGGGATTAATCGGTTTATTAGTGGCAATAATCAAACTTTTATAAAAGGAGGTTTAACAATGGGCAGAACATTAACAAGCGTAAAACGTCGTCATTATCGCGTATTGCATCGCGATCCGGCAGCCTTTTCCGTTCCCGCAACGGCAGCCGATTTTGATACGTTTTTAGCCACATTTACGGAGCTGGGCTACTGCGAAGGCGGCAGCATTGAAAGTTCTATCGAAACGCAGGAAAAGATTAGCCTGGACGATGGAACCAGGTTGCCGGTGGGGATTAAAGGCACTTTAAAAGGCACGCTATTGCAAAGCGAAGTAGCTGATTACACCGCCGTGGAAACGATTGAAGGGGTTAAGCAAGATATTTTGCTTTATTCCGAAGACACGGGGATGTGTATTTTTTATCCTAATGCCATTCTGGAGTTCCAGGAGTCAGTCAAATCTGGCGACATCGAAAAAATCCCGTTTACTTATGAGGCAGAAAATTTAGGTTCCAAAAGCGAATTCCGCACGCGTTTTCAACAGCCGACGGCTTAATTAACTTAAAGCAGGAGAACAAATGAGCAGGCGAGATTTAAGCCGCATAAAAAGACGCCTATATCGCGTTTTATTCCGCGATCCGCAAAAATTTAGCGAACCGACCGATCCGCGCATTGATTTCGATACATGGCTTGCCACCTTTAGCGAACTGGGCTATTGCGAAGCTGGCGGAATTTCGTCAAAGATAGAGCCCGTGGGCAATGTATTGCTGGATAATGGGAAGAATAAAAGCTATGGCTTTAAAGGAACGCTTTCAGGAACCATTATTCAAACCGAAATAAGCGATTTTGAAACTTTTGCCGCCATCGAAAATGTGGAAATCGATTTTTTGTTGTATGATGAAAAAAGCGGGTTTGCCATATTCTTCCCTAAGGCCCTGGTCGATTTTAAAGAAGAGGCCAAAGGCGGCGAAATTGAAAAAGTGGCCTTTGAATACCAGGGCGAAAACCTTGCCAGCAAAGAGAGCTTTCGCATCCGCTTTAACGCCCAGACAGGCGCCGGCGGAATTCCGCTCTGGTTCGATAGCAACGTGCAAAATTTTTCAGATATGTTTACTGGCATTGGCAGCCCGGTGCAAAGCACACATTTTTATCATCAGCCAGAGGCATACTACTTTAAAGGAAGCAGCGAGCGCATCTATTTCGCCTTTATTACAGACAGCGATAATCCAAACACAAATATCACTACCTGCTACGTTGCCGCTTTAAACCTTAGCGACCTTTCTTTGATAGGGCCGGTTGATGTTGGCCCGAGTAAAGTATATGCTGAGCAACATCACCAACCAGCCATTATTGTGGCTGACGACGGACATATTCTTGTTGCGTACGACCAGCTTAACGACGCAGAAACAGGGCACAACGGCGGCATCCGCATCATGCGCAGTAATAATCCGGAAGATATATCTAACGGCTTTACGCAGATTAAGGTTTTAGAAGGCGAAGGTTCGTATCCATACCTTTTTAAAAAGAATGGAATTTTGTACTGCGGCTTTCGGGAGCGCGATTCCCTGTCTTTGATTCCGCGCTGGGTGCGATGGGCTAAATCAACCGATCACGGCCAAACCTGGGAATCGGCTTTTCGCATTATGGACGTAGGCGGCGGAGATAATATATGGGCGTACGGTACGCGCCCATGGGGTAAAGAAAATGACTGGCTTTACATCCTGATGATGCCGGAAGACAGGTCTTTAAGCAATCCCACGGGGCGTTATGTATTGTATGTTTTAAAAACCAGAGACGGCGAAACGTTTTACAATATGGACGAATCTTTCAAAAAGGACGTTAAAACTAACGGCTATTTGACCAAAGCGGAATTGGATACATATTTTGAAATGGAGCGCGTAACGCATCCGGTTAGAGTATATCATCAAGGCGGCTATGTCACGCGCTCTAATGAACTCATTCTCATGACCAGAATAATCTTTGAAGATTCTTCCAGTAAATATTATCTGCAATGGTTTGATGGCAAACATTGGGTAAAAAGAGAAATTGACAATAAATTGAACGTTGCCTGGGCTTATTTCCCTCACATTATTATTGCTCACGATATGAATAATATCGATTTGATTTTACGCAAAGACGACGACAAAACATTACACCGCTTTCGCACAACCGATCGAGGATTAACCT
This sequence is a window from Caldithrix abyssi DSM 13497. Protein-coding genes within it:
- a CDS encoding HK97 gp10 family phage protein; protein product: MDEQGKKIVGRIRKQIKKNLERELANIGEDMVANVVEYLDRRNINVTGDLRKSIVSEVKREQEKLLLTVGTNLLYAPFVHYGTKPHWPPKKAIRKWVYKKFGLTHKALNRATFLIRRKIAEQGTRKKPFLLAVYRLYKPRIVKRLQAAAIKV
- a CDS encoding BNR-4 repeat-containing protein, producing MSRRDLSRIKRRLYRVLFRDPQKFSEPTDPRIDFDTWLATFSELGYCEAGGISSKIEPVGNVLLDNGKNKSYGFKGTLSGTIIQTEISDFETFAAIENVEIDFLLYDEKSGFAIFFPKALVDFKEEAKGGEIEKVAFEYQGENLASKESFRIRFNAQTGAGGIPLWFDSNVQNFSDMFTGIGSPVQSTHFYHQPEAYYFKGSSERIYFAFITDSDNPNTNITTCYVAALNLSDLSLIGPVDVGPSKVYAEQHHQPAIIVADDGHILVAYDQLNDAETGHNGGIRIMRSNNPEDISNGFTQIKVLEGEGSYPYLFKKNGILYCGFRERDSLSLIPRWVRWAKSTDHGQTWESAFRIMDVGGGDNIWAYGTRPWGKENDWLYILMMPEDRSLSNPTGRYVLYVLKTRDGETFYNMDESFKKDVKTNGYLTKAELDTYFEMERVTHPVRVYHQGGYVTRSNELILMTRIIFEDSSSKYYLQWFDGKHWVKREIDNKLNVAWAYFPHIIIAHDMNNIDLILRKDDDKTLHRFRTTDRGLTWTYKGQWPDLGWGTDSPIYPNPQSNIYDYNRLFYLLSIRPASGSIGKLYAYLWQGVE
- a CDS encoding SUMF1/EgtB/PvdO family nonheme iron enzyme: MNFTLLTLKKKRLIIRDKNGRPNYVFKLDKFNWDPVNGFNSTEPHPAFVVNGIVVDAIYIGQYQAVVYDPSTFQIEGDTNPADVYNPYIAGSAHNYIAQSIPNQDPRVKIDFDAARKACQNMNGNGITGWHLMTNAEWAALALWCQANQMPLGNNSYGDDYSDTAVKGVMAPGNNFGGPNPSRWLTGTGGLKTAHNRIKNGVFDLNGNVWEWVDGMKLVEGKILVAGNLNAAPTAIGNSFQAAEANWFDTGIYVNWDGVATTISFSTVDRGTTMEGASPDYISVQFDDIPGADDNLKKLAIGPVQTGLNTHGYDHSWWRNFGERVPLRGGYWVNGSNAGVFALALNLTRGGRYWYLGFRPAFVAL
- a CDS encoding spike base protein, RCAP_Rcc01079 family, with the protein product MEIKNFETIDLSTGDHVISFMAEGFWIGVGGDLVIEDDYGNQATFKNLDNGYLLPIGAKKVIKIGTTASEIVAISKRGLPK